The Amaranthus tricolor cultivar Red isolate AtriRed21 chromosome 14, ASM2621246v1, whole genome shotgun sequence DNA window taaacaaactaaATGCAAATAGATTTTAAAATTAgcaattatttgattttgataGAAACTTATATTATCTTAAAGTTaggataattaattaaaatatactatatacattaaaattgatgatataatttttttaatatgcttagtgacTGAATAATTTTCTGTAAATCTTTGTGACTTTACTAATAACAAATATtggaaataataaaaagtaaaaatcacGAACTCTtgacaaaagtaaaaaattacaattcaaTCATGGATGGGATTCCATTACTATAACTATGTGATTATGGTAGGACATGGTAAATTTATAAAACTAGCTTATTCTATCGGTAAATATGAGTAGATGTCACCTTGAGACaatttttattgagttgattgaatgtataattatattttttaatgattattaaCGGTTTTAAAGTGATCGGTCACAGTTTTAATTTAAGttatcattttttatagttttaaagtaatcatttaCGATATTGAAGTGATCATATATAAtcataaagtgatcactttaagtaTTGAAGTTATTAATTATCATTGTGTTAACATAATCACTTATAAATTATACTTAACGTGAttacatataattttaaattgattaattataaaaaataagctACTTATATGAATGTACCTCACTATAAGACAATTTGATTTTGACAATAATTGATAAGTGTGTTAGTATTGACAAATATACCAAACCTAAAATTTTCTTATCATCTAGGGTGTGACAATTTTAACAATATCAACGGCAATTCCAAATCTACGACCACCACCATGTGCACAAGACTCAAAAACATGTGTCCAAGCCAATGGGACACAACTCGGAGTATTACAACTAGCACTCTACTTGACCGCCTTAGGAACAGGCGGTCTAAAATCAAGTGTGTCAGGTTTCGGATCAGATCAATTTGATGATAAGGATAAAGACGAGAGAACAATGATGACAACCTTTTTCAATTGGTTCTATTTCATTGTGAGCTTAGGATCATTACTTGCCGTCACAGTTTTGGTGTACATAGAAGACAATTTGGGAAGGCAATGGGGTTATGGTGTATGTGCTTGTGCAGTTGTGGTTTGTTTGATTGTGTTCCTTTTTGGAACTAAACGGTACCGTTTTAAGAAGTTAGCGGGTAGCCCACTTAGCCAAATTGCAGCAGTTTTTGTAGCCGCATTGAAAAAGAGAAAGATGGAACTGCCTGCTGATCCTTCACAACTTTTTAACGTTGATGAAATTTGGGAAACTAGTGTTAAGAAGAAGCAAAAGCTCCCTCATAGCAAGCAATTTAGGTCTGTTtctctatttttaaataatattttatttgcattttaattatatttcttacaataaaaaaataacaacattCAGCAAGTCTTgaatgagactgtctcaccgtgagatgggCCCATATACGCAGTCCATTagtaaaataaacattaaataacaataaaattagtATTTACACTCATATAGAAAgcagttttattattttaaatagtttAGACTGACTCAGTTGAAgtcgtctcacggtgaaacagcgttcataaaaaattagtgaataAATAAACTGATAGATGaaattttatgattaaataaTCAACTCTTGTGATTTTATGATGATAATgcctatataatttaataattcacttaattaTTAAAGAAATTGATTACTAATATACTTTGAACttataactaaataaaaaaatgaatgagTTGGAATATGTTTTATATTAATATCCTACCAAACATCTCACAAGGGCCAAggaaatttaaataaaagtattttaaagATAAAACAACTTATTAGGATGATGAAGAGCCAATGAATTAgtacataaacaaaaataatttaacaatataCTTATTCCGTTCGAAATTAGTTGCTATTAGGAATGTTCACTAAAACTAagagaaattatatatatatatatatatatatatatatatatatatatatatatatatatatatatatatatattgaataagAAAGTTAATGGATTAAAAATGGGATCGTAAgcatttaaataaatatttaaatacaaTTGGTGGGAAAGAAATGAGGaccataattattaaaaaaaatattaaaatagagTTAGTGGCAAATAAGTGGGAAATATAAACAATATTCCCTCCATCCCATTAAATTTGTAGTATTTTCCATTTTGGTCCGTCCTACTTAGtttgcattatttctatttttgggtgATGACCCaacactttcttttaatctcatccatgcattttaactctcttttaatttctccacacaattcattctttctctttatttattaccacatTTTTAAAACCTACCctctttctctttgatgcaaatcaaagaaaacagagggagtacaAAAATAGTAAAATGAAGTATGTGAAAGATAAGTAGGATACATAAACATTGATAAAATGTTAGAAAATTATGATGAATAAGgttaattatttctaaatttataagttaaacaGAAAAATTCTTTAAGAAAACGATAAATAGAACAACTCAGAGTGATAAATAAGAACATTTTTAATAAACGAAGGGAGTTTATTATATATTAGGTTAATTACGTAACGGTAGGAATGAATTAATTAGTAGTAATAGAGTAATTCTTACGTAGAGCAAGTTGGAGAGGACTTGTTAATTTGTTGGCAAGTTGTGAGAATTAGTCACACATCCTGGTAGATTAGATACTGGACCATTTACGTTAATTTTGACAAAAATGTCTATTACTAGACGTATATTAAGCTAAATAACAGCAGATGTCTTAATAAatcgtctttttgagagacagTTTTTAAAGGGCCAATCCATTaatatttgaataataaaaatccaattttgtttcaaagtaaatattactaaaattaaattttatctcaTCTAAAAATAACTATCATATTTTaagaaagattttaaatttaattatcacataatttttcttattccGTCAACGATCTAGTCAAGGTCATCAACTCagtatctcgcataaagtcaaAATTCAGAGAAAGAGATAGCGGACGTATTATATCCGTACCCCTCAACCtactataattataataaaaaaaataacacaatTATCTCATCATCCACCAGGAATTTGATATAATGATATATACTATATTTGTGCGGTAATCCTTTGTTTGTATTTCTATGTCTTGTTTGAAGTTGTGTATTTTTTAGTtagcaattttttaaaaatgttaaggatcattattaataatttaaaacgaTACAATTCATAAAATGTTGTTTAGAGGGAATTGGAACAACTTGGTCAATGCTTTTGACTTTAAAGTAAGTGGCCCACTGGCCCTAcataattattgatcattgcaaGTTTATTTTCACGTTTTAAtctcaatgaaaaaaataaattcaaataatgtATAATTATGATTCGAACTAATTCCATtgaaaaagtatttttaaaagtaaacacaaatgaaaattacaataactatgatttcaaCTAAGTTCCTCTttaatttactatatttttaatgattttatcGAGATTTACTAAatgaaactaatttttatttattgcaaCTCATTTATactgattaaaaataaatttaaccaaTTACTAATTTATTTAAGAGAAAATAAACAGAATCTAATCGTtatcatccacacaatttactCAACTTACTTTTTTATGTCGTTTAATTAAATATgtctatttttatatttaatcatgAATATAGTTCAGGACCGACTCTGAGGGGTCCAGggcgaaaaataaattataagccctaattataaaatatatatttataattataaaatttataatataaaaaataatacacgCTAATAATAGCGCTCGAGATTATCCGCTTTTTGTTTTATAATCATGCATTTATAACTtaataattagtaaataaggtaacaattattattaataacactTTGACTTTAAGGTTAATGCACAATTTAATCACATAAGGTTTTAAATTCGATGTATATGAAGGTAAAATTTATCTACATTTCTTGTGGGCCCTGAGCGCAAGCCCTTCTTGCCTTTGCTTAGGGGCGACCCTAATATAGTTTTTTCTAatcaatatatttaattaattttatatatgtaatCACGTATTCCTCATGTTACACCATAAAAGTTAACTATGTATTTTTGTCTAGATTTTTCATCATGATAAATTTAATAGAatagagtaaaaaaaatatgtgacCACCTGAATTTGATAGATGCATTAACCTCGATCGAGTAATATTAGATTTGTTTTATTTCCATATgatgacaaaaaaattttataggctgaataaaacattaaattcaaagaaaatgGCGGTTTGGCATTGAGGCACCCAAGTCAGATTCCTTAGCCCTTCAATATTCTTACTTTATAAAAAGATTCAGATTAGATTCTTTGGccaacaaaatcaacaaagCAGTACTTTTCCGACCGGTAAAAGAGTATTTTTATTTGGCATGTCAtttcttattataaaataagctcataaaattaataaaaatcagtttaaagttataattgattattttaaaatcataaaagtaattattttaccaTTATGGTTGATCTATTTAAAATTGCGAGTGATTACTCTAAGTTATATTATAAGTAAACTAAaagtaatcatcatcatcatacccaatgtatTTCGCCttaaaaaactatgatcagaatTTAAAGAGGGAAGGAATGCGATAACTTATATCCATAAACGAGAATGTGGTCAAAGAGTCTCTTGactcaaaaaaatcaaagtaaatTATAAGTAATATTACCGTACAATCGTCTaatctaaaaatttatgtttttcttgACTATCAGATATTTTCACCCACCTAGATATTTATCATCAATCAAACAAACATACCAATATTTTCCTACTTCATGGTTGGTCGAATTTCAAAAGtgaattaaagtttcattactTTAGGTTTTTTAATACTCCCTTTTACTCCTACTTTTATACCCAACTTAAGAAATAAtcatcttaatttgtaattttttaataatattaacatagtTGATTTCTTTTAATGATTGCAATATATATTCTTGATTTTGAGTGGCACGCAATGGTTAGAGTTATTTGGAAAAAATGAAGAGGTGGTAACTtaatataaaagtaaaataatttatgaaaaaataaaggggttaaatatgaattttaattataaaaattagctTGAAGGAAGCTTGGTTTGCTAGTTCGAGttatttggaaaaaatattatttctcAAAAGAACTAAAGCATAATACAATCCAATTTTATTTATACAGACATTATactattatttcaaatttccaCCTCTTTGATTAgtatacaaaattattattgtgcATCACTCCTTAATTATCTTTTTTACTTTCCACTCTTCTAATCTAAATTGATCACTGGCACAAAAGCACAAAATTAATGCATGCATAATCCCTTTGTCTAAGATTAATGCACGCACAAAAGCACATTATTTTTGCTGCACTAAATCCATGAAAAaccaatttgtttttttttagtaaaattcaaactaaacataatcaaaatttttgaGGAGCTTTTTAAACACTTACAAACAGTGGTGGAACTACCTTAGAGTCCATGGGTCACGTGCCCCTAgtcgttttttaaaaaaacaaatttaaagtaTACTTTTTTGTTGGTAAgagtaaaagtgtaaaattaatactgaagtttttttgatgataaatactccttattttagtaattttgtattatttatttattttatctcatttatttattagctcagttgatttattttgtcccatttccttttatagtATGTCGTATTTAAAACTTTAGCAAGggtaaaatttgttaattttacaaatgaaaTTGTGTCGAAAATTTTGTCTATTAGTTAATGCCCATTGGGACTCCGAACCCTGGATCCGCCACTGcttacaaataatatatttgttttataatcagatatcaatattttttctaaaataaatttaaactttctcaaaccaaatcaattaagTAATACAAAAAATCAGTGAATAATAGTACAATTCTTGCGAACACTACAACATTATGGTAAACCCTATTAACCAAGACAAacacaattttcaaaaattatcattttcaaaCGTTCCAATTGGCAattctttaaataaaatttttataatttctaaacattaaaaattatatacatcATTTGGTTTTATATTAGGTGCACGTACACCAACCATACTAAAATGTTGAatattcattttctttacaCGGAATCTCCCATAATACTATTTCTTCCGTATTAAATAAATAGCAATAATtataaactgaaaaaaaaaataattatttaaattatatagatAATATTAAATAGGAGTAATAGTTAAAAATTTGTGAATGAGAATAAAAGAATGTAGtaaaaacatttttataaaaGAATTATAACAAAGTAAAAGCGATAGACTAAAATATAGTGCGTAAATCTATATAATACGCCTCAATAATTGTACCTAGTtgattggatttttttttattattttggtttGTCCCTCAAATAAGTAACATCATTTTTGGTTAATTAATTGCCTTAAATTTTCTGCATACGGCAATGCAATGAACTTAATTTTTCTACACCAACTTCATTCATTTAATTGGTTCAATTTGCTGCgcttttgattttgaaatgccAATGATATCATCAAGTTGTATGACCTTGTACATCCTAAAAGTCATACACAATCAtctactattactattattgtctTTGTTAGTATTAATTGCTATATTTTGGGAGTATTGCACTTTATTTAAATGtgtcctttttcttttttaatttgtgttttaatccCATTAGATATTATTGTTGCTTCAATTTTATGACCTtgtgaatatgttaatagtcaTATCTACCTTTTAAGTACTTAATACCGGTCggatttgttaattttgtaacatttagttgaaaaaactttagcttttagtttttgtgcccctagatatattatattatatattgacACGCTCTTTTATATGAGAGTTTTTTGGGCTAAAAATGTAGATGCACCACTAGTCTTCATTATTATTGACactgaatatttcactttaaatgatgggtggttgagatttgaacttGTGGCATTTTATCACCTTgacttctgataccatatcacggatccaactcaaccaaaaattaaaactttgatTGAGGTTTCAAGATATATTACATACTCTAACAAGttcatttaattttcttaataatgatttttctaactcttttaattcatgaTACTTACACCCATTCAAAATAGTTAATTACTATAAGTACTAACATTAAAGTTTTGTGTTAAAACAGGTTCTTAGACAAAGCAGCCATAAAGACAAATGAAATGGGTGAAGACTTAAAATCCGTAAGCAAATGGGACTTAGCAACACTAACAGACGTAGAAGAGGTAAAAATGATACTAAGAATGCTCCCAATTTGGGCCACAACCATAGAATTTTGGACCATACATGCCCAAATGACAACATTTTCTGTCGCACAAGCCGAAACCATGGATCGTCACATAGGCTCCAAATTCCAAATCCCCCCAGCCTCAATGACCGCATTTCTTATAGCAAGTATTCTAATCACGGTCCCAATCTACGACCGTCTGGTCGCCCCATTAGCCGCCCGTctcttcaaaaacccacaagGCTTAACACCCCTACGACGAGTCGGTGTAGGCCTCTTCTTTGCCACCATTGCAATGGTTGTAGCCGCACTCACTGAAATCAAACGATTGCGCGTTGCAGAGTCTAATCACTTGATTAACGACAAATTCACCGTTTTACCAATAAGCGTTTTTTGGTTAATACCACAGTTTATACTAACAGGTGCAGGCGAAGCTATGATTTATGCAGGGCAATTAGATTTTTTCCTAAGGGAATGTCCTAAAGGAATGAAGACTATGAGTACGGGGTTGTTTCTGAGTACACTTTCAATTGGGTTTTTCTTTAGTACACTTGTTGTATCAATTGTTAACTCATTAACTGCACACTCATATCCTTGGTTAGCTGATAACTTAAACCAAGGAAGGCTTTACAACTTTTATTGGCTTTTGGCTATTATAAGTGTTGTAAACTTTGTCGCGTTCGTATGCTGTGCTAAGTGGTATGTTTACAAGGAGAAATGGTTGGCGGCCGAGGGATTTGAAATTGAAATGGATGAAACACGAGGACCAGCTTGTCATTGAAACTGAAATATTGGTACAGTTTAAGTCTTTAGATCGTTTTGTTGATCTTATGTatgtgttttttcttttttttttttttgaaaatgttaATATCTTTAAAGAGGAAGGATAAATCTCAAGAAAGATGAAGATATGATTGTGTAAGATAAGGTATCATCATCATCGGCCGCCCATGATGTAACATAAGTATAGGATGGCTAATTTTGTCCATGGCCAAATCGTATTGGCCATAACAGCTCGTAAGAGCGGCTTGAATAAAGGGCTTTTTTGTATCATACACAATgtatttcaatatatatttatatacaaagaAAAATTTTCAGCaccatctaatatatatatatatgaagttttTGTGTTTAGCaccttaatattatttttggaaaaaatgaCATAAAAATTCAATCTTTTACACATTTGTTgttaataatctcaactttagattatcttttaattaataaactaacTTTTGCTTTTAATTTGTTGTCAGTATACTAATTGGGTATGCTAATTGCAAACTAGGGAcatatgttgaattattaaaaaacttacgttgatagcaaactaaaagcaaagtttgaattattaaaaaataattcaaatgtgGAATTATACATGACAGATGggtgaaaatttaaattattattataaaattttccttatttctttGATTAGCTATTCGATAAAGCGTTTTCATTCATGTATCACTTAAAAAATCATAGATTCATCTGTATTAAAGTGCACATTGTTACTTAAATGAGACTTTTCCTTAAttggagaaaaaaaaagtatatgacAATTAGTTTTAGTAGTGAGTATCCTTTGAACTTGAAGTGAgtcatatttttttcctttttctttagaCTTATATAATTcattggaaaatttgaaaaacataagtgaaaaaaaaaaataaataacaaaataaactaagaatcaaacttattccaaaagtaagcgtgaaattcccaaatctgaggtttggggctgttcgtagttagtaactgcgaacaggtaaaAAGACAAAATcgctgttcgcacttactaactgcgaacagctatttgacctaaaaaaaaaaatcaaaatagttgttcgtagttagtaaatgcgaacagctatttgacctaGGTCAAAtagctattcgcagttagtaactgcgaacaactattttgtctgttttgacctgttcgcagttagtaactgcgaacagccccaaacctcaggttcgggaatttcacgcttactttaggaataagtttgattcttagtttatttaattattttttttagcctACAGGTTTCAAATTTCCTATTATAACCCTTATGGTGGGCTAACTTCTAACGGTCCATTAGATAGGTGGTTTTAACGATGGTAATGGGAATGGAAACTAAGGTATGATGgttatgcttgtccaacttcaatgatcttattttcttcatgaacttcatttcaatgcattaccattacgagaggtggtattaggtggtaataaaaatttgtaaacgAAAAaactttttgtgatcaaagtttcattactatgggaatgacatgaaacttttgatgaaattttacactataaatcattcttattaccataatttagtaccactaaccaaaaaGGCCATAAGGAAACTCATATGTGAGGAGTAAGAGTGTTCAAAACTGGATACTGGGTTTGATTCGATCTGAATAATGGGAAATCCGATTTTTCGGATACCTGAAAATGCAATCTGGTTCCGACCCGGATGATATCCAGATATCCGGTTTAATCCGAGTCGAAACCAGATACCCGATTTTAGTAAAATGttcttttttgtattttcttcgTTCAACCATgtgtttgtgattttttttatataaagtcAAGCATTAAGTTGAAACTTACACATCAAAATACAACCATGCGTTTAGTAATTAAATACAAGTCCATAATATGATAATACCAGTTGAAAGTTCAGGAGTGTATTGAAGTCGTAGTCGTCATCATTATATTCAGTATAACTCGCCTACAAAAAACCTATGGTCAGGGTTTGAGAAGGGAAAAACAACAACAACTCATGTTAATAAAGGAGAGCGAGACCAAAAAATCCCAAACTCAAAGTTCATTATTATTCCAATGTGAATTGTCTTAAATTGAAAAAGAGATCAGGATATGCTATGTTATAAATGTGAGAAATAAATCCTACTACTACTAATCTTGCTTCTTTAATTTTCTCAAAacttattttgtgttttttttaaaagaagttcattttatttaattttacgcataaaataGCCCCAAATAAGTCAGCCAAATAAGAAGGCCTGAGCTTCCCTTATCCAGACAAGAAGCAGGTTTGGTAGTTGTGCAGATCAACTGCGTTATAATGGGCTGGCTATTGGGCTAACACCCAGCGGGCTTTGCTGGATGGTTTTGTATTTGGAAGATGCTGGATGGTTTTGTATTTGGAAGATCAAGCTGCACATTGTGCGGTTAGGCTGCACAAGCAAGGCATCAGGGGAAATTGAGTTGCACAAAATTTCAAATGAGACAGTTTTATGATTAGACTATTTTTATTGTTCAGACCCAATGTACACTTTAAGTTATAAActaattacttataaccttaaaataattacttgtaATTTTAACGTGACcatttattactttttatattcttaagtGATCACTAATAtctttaaattgatcacttacaaCATTAAAAAGATCACAAACTATTATGAGAGATGAGAGACCGTCGTCTCTAACTAGGCCGACCCGTTATATTACAAAAAAATGTAGTATAACTATACGCTTACTCGGTAGGGTTTTAGATCACGTCAAGTAGGCTTTTAAGATACGTCAAATAGGGGTTCGTAGTATGTCAAGTAGATGTTTCTAACATACTGAAGTTGTCAAGTAGGAGTTTTTTATTTCTTGATTCTTGTAAACATCAAACCCCTACTTAGTATACCTCAAAACACCTATTTAACATACCTTAAACAACTATTTGATATACCTCATATACCTATGAcatatagaggtgttcattcgagtaATCGgatcggtttcggacgggtgtcattcgattcggttgtatttcgaatgcgtgttgcgacgggtcatactcgggtcgggtcggttagtcacggttcggttgaagatcggttattcgagctatcgggttaatcatttcggtgtcggttgaagttcgtgtcgagtttcaatcgatCTCGGGTTGTCaccggttaataattggttcggtttacCGAGCGCAGATCGGTGTTCgagtatttttcaagtagaattcgactacgaattgcgaattactaattactattgatcgagtcagtatcagattaagttgttagtcatttttcaattgataataaggttcctttacttaaagcaaaaaagtgaaaatgcaaatcaattagtgatcattattacattattacttttacttgtttgaccggaaattaaaattataaaattctatcaattttcatataattcgattaaacgtagttaaataaacattaaccattgattattaactctaaatatatgaaaccatgtatttataaaatttattttattaaaaatatttatgactttattagtataactaataagatgattgcaTATGAGttaatcatacttctatgtaaaaaattggttcaagTTTACAGCAGTTCAATCTAAACTTCGTTAGGGTTAAGTCGATTTTAGCCGGATtgagttcggttttgagcattattcgggtcggatatgactcgggtcggtcactattaagttcgggtaatctcggttaatagTTACGTGTCGGTTAAAAAAATCGGTTACAACTCGGGTTCAATTCTCCCATTtccggttgtcaaccggttcgggtatagcttcgggtcgggtaatatcggttcgataaacctaaaaaaggaacacattttcgggtcgaaTCACTTTTAAACAACTCTAGTTACATACCCAACCCTAGGGATGAAAGTTCGGTTTGCGGTttggttttttcataaaatcaaatcaaaccaaatttatttcaatttttgatttttcgaTCCAAATGAAATCTAACTCATAATTTATAAAAGTAATAAATTGATACACTATATTTTTTAGAAATATACCTCATGGATATTgctactaaaaaaataatttgtaaaagtaataaatttatatactatatttttttagaaatat harbors:
- the LOC130799784 gene encoding protein NRT1/ PTR FAMILY 6.3-like; the protein is MALPVTDDFGKTLSDAWDYKGLPANRSKTGGWISSAMILGVETCERLITLGIAFNLVTYLTGVMHLGSATSANTVTNFLGTSFMLCLLGGFIADTFLGRYLTIAIFATVQALGVTILTISTAIPNLRPPPCAQDSKTCVQANGTQLGVLQLALYLTALGTGGLKSSVSGFGSDQFDDKDKDERTMMTTFFNWFYFIVSLGSLLAVTVLVYIEDNLGRQWGYGVCACAVVVCLIVFLFGTKRYRFKKLAGSPLSQIAAVFVAALKKRKMELPADPSQLFNVDEIWETSVKKKQKLPHSKQFRFLDKAAIKTNEMGEDLKSVSKWDLATLTDVEEVKMILRMLPIWATTIEFWTIHAQMTTFSVAQAETMDRHIGSKFQIPPASMTAFLIASILITVPIYDRLVAPLAARLFKNPQGLTPLRRVGVGLFFATIAMVVAALTEIKRLRVAESNHLINDKFTVLPISVFWLIPQFILTGAGEAMIYAGQLDFFLRECPKGMKTMSTGLFLSTLSIGFFFSTLVVSIVNSLTAHSYPWLADNLNQGRLYNFYWLLAIISVVNFVAFVCCAKWYVYKEKWLAAEGFEIEMDETRGPACH